In the Urocitellus parryii isolate mUroPar1 chromosome 1, mUroPar1.hap1, whole genome shotgun sequence genome, ATGAAGAGTAGTTATGATGCTAGCTGTGgtatatgcttaataaatattagttgaataaATTGGAGGCTTCTTTTGAGTTCAGGTAATAAAGATTCTAAGCAATACCTTTAGGCGTATCAAACTTGGTACAGGGAAAGCTGCTTATACATATAAGAAAGGATATGCAGGTTCACATCCATGCTTTTCCATGCTATGAGTAACATATTTCCCAGGTAATAGACAATGGCATATTCCAGAAAGAAACATTCTAGGTGCCAGTGAAGCTGCACTATAGGGAGTACTAGACAAGAGAGATGAAAGCCTTTATCTGAAGCAAGCATCTCATGGTTAGTTGGCCTTATCTAGTCACATGCCTTATCTGTCACatctacttatttatatgtgactatatataattatattattatatatctaTTATTCTACCTCAGTTATGTTGTGAagtacaaagaggaaaaaatatcatACAAATGTCCAAAGGACCAAATGTAATTCTGGCTCCCTAGAAGTAGGTTAGTCAATAAGAGATGTGGAATTGCATTAATCATTTTGGAAACTTTCTTCAtgaatttttgttaaaataatttttttgaaatatagaaaacTCCAGTAGAATAATTCCAGTATTACATGTAGAtatgtaagaagaaaaaataattaattgaatcTTATCACTGGAGAAatcactccatttgtgtactaggTCTATATGTAAGAATGTTTAAGATATCACTATTTGTCAGAGAAAAATCCAAAACAGtccaaatgcccttcaatagtgaaagagatttttttaaaaaaactgtgatagctacagaataaaatataataatcataataaataacaccaattaataaaatacatgaattatAGAAATAGCAATTCTGAGAagtcaaaaaaatcacaaagcatGATATGGTTTTTATGAagtcaaaacaaaatcaaaataaaatttctaagaaCACATAGAGAGGTagtaaattaaaaaggaaagcaaaaaaaaaaaaaatgaacactaatTACCTTAGGATTAGGTGTAGGAGAATCATAGATTTTAGTTATTAACAATACTGCAGTTTTTCATTTGGGGGTAATTTCATGGGTTCTTACTACTATGAATGATATGTTATAGAGGCAACAGGACACTTCCTATTCCTAGTTGGCCAGGAAGAAGCCTAAATAATGATTCTCAGATAGCTGAGAATTTATGCTACACAATTAGCACTTTCTTGTATTCAGTTAAATACTTTCCTCTACTGTGTTATAACATTCAAAGCATCTAATATAAGACCAGCAAGTTAAGAATTTATTTcttgcttaaaaagaaaaacaatgtttcCAGCAGTGTCTAATTTGATGATATCCcttatttatttccttgataCTCAATAACTTTAGGTTGTTTCCAGAAATCAATTTTCTTCCAAAAGATAAAAGTCGTGCTCCTATTGAAGATACCAACAAGGAAATGGCACACAGGTTTTAAAGGCAATTTTAGAAGAGTCTCTAAAATATTTGAACGATGAAATTCATAATCACTCTTCCAGATAATCAACCTTCTGAGGTAGTGAAGAAGCAAAACATTGCTGGACGTAGGTACTGCTTTTAAAACCAAGCCCACCTGAAAATAAACTGCTTCTCCAAAGTAGAGCAAGAATGCCTTCTGCCCAGTATGCAAATATGTTCAGTGGAAATGCAAACTATAGACTCAAGGATTTCTTTCTTAGGAAGAATTGGAATACAGCGCCCTCTGGTGCATTGTATCAAAGTGTTTACATCCCCTTATTTTCTGATTTGTAtgtcaaaatgtttatttaacttTAGTTAAAATATTGTAAAGTTCAAATGACAGTGGAGTAGTAGTAATGAGTAACTTAATTTTCCTTAGTAAAAGTGACTATAATAAATACTTCAAAAACTGATGTCAAATACTACAGATTAATAAGGtgaataagaaatttttatttaaaaatgttttgagtgAGCTgtacaaaattaattaaatagaatAAGTGAtcaatttattcagttatttatttttggcatttaagtaaactttttattgaagtatGGTGTACATAGAGAAATAAATTGATGAATTCTGATGGCCATGAATGTACCATAACccccagtaaaaaaaataaacattatcacCATCCCAGGAgctcctttttctctcctccgGTCACttcccatccaaaaaaaaaaaaaaaatatattaccttaATTTGAATACCATATACCCACATCctgtttttgtttccattttttccatgttttttattggtgcattatagttgtacataatgatggatttttttgttacatattcatacatgtacaaaatataacaatataatttggccagtatcactctcttccctccacctttcttttcctttttcctctctagtttccacatataaaacatatgctcctttttgagtttggcttatttctcaaCATAATATTCTCACGTTCCACccgttttcctgcaaatgacataatttcatttttctttatggctggataAAACCCCATtgcttatatacatttttaatccattcatccattgatggacacctaggctggttccacagtttggctagctgaactgtgctgctataaacatgagtaggCATGTACCTAAGTGATCAGTTTATAAAGGACAGGCCTACAAAGAGAATTCTCACATCCTTTAGATGATGTTTATCATACTTTCTGGCACAAAAGCAATACAGATACACTTAAAAAATTTGCCTGCCTATTGACTCATTTCTCTGTTATTTTATACAATACCAATGAAACAAATGTCCACAAggtaggaaaagaaaacacaaaaagaccCCCCATTCTCTCCATTTACTTTTTTGCCCACAAAATTATCcaaatgattctaaaattctctaacaaatgcaaagaaatatttttaacatgaacAAGTATGCTTACAGGACTAATTTTTTTTCGAAGACTGAAATTTGAAATCTAATAACAAACTTTCATTTATCTAGAATTCTCTAATCTTAGGTAAACAAGTTTTCATAGACTTCCAAAACATATGGAATGCTTTCATTAGGTAaagcattaaaatttatattttctggcCTTGTTTTTGGCTatcttaaaatctttttcttttccatttatattcacTCAGTAAACTGGACCAATCAGGGGAATTGATATGAGTTGGTGAACTTAGATGACTCTTTTTGAGTTTTGCTCTAAGGTTCATTAGAGTGCTTAGTTCACAAGGCCCACCAGCAGGCCCCTGAAAAGCTCCAGTTAGGGCATAACTTCTCATCTTATGTGAATAAGACAATGGTGCTCCTTCTCTCTGTGCTTGACCACTCTCCTCTAATACCTCTGTTTGCTTCCTTAGCTACCAGTGCAAACACCACTGGCATTCTGTTACCTCACCATACAAGTACCTACAGTATTCTCTCAACCCTCTTCCAGTATGACATGTTAAAGCAATACCAGGTAAGACCAGAGGCTCACTGCTGCAGTATCCACCATTACTCTGATCACTAACTTCATCCTAGTCAAGCCCTTCTTCCTTCtgcctgcttccttccctctttacctcccttccttccatgctAGGGGTCTCCAGTATCCAGGCAAATGCtataccacagagccacattcccagtcctaaaGCTACTTCTTTTGTGGTTCTGTTACCCTGATCAGGTTCTAAGTTTCCTATTATTGGCTGCTTCTGTACTTTCTAGAAATCTTAAGTTATAAAAAGATGatctgtaataataataacactgtTTACaagaaattggttttattttttatatttttggtaccaggaattgagcccaggagtgcttaGCAACTGAACcacttccccagccttttattttttattttgagacagagtcttctaagttgcttagggcctggctaaactgctgaggctagctttgaacttgtgatcattccgcctcaacctcctgagccactgggattacaggcatataccaccacacacacaatttggttttattttttaaccactaAGCTCAGTTCCAACATAACATAGTGGGTGCTATGTTAGTGATCAATCACTCACTAACATAGCACCCACTATCCTGAGAGAGGGGTGAATATGAGATGCCTGCCCTTAGAAAGCTCACAGCAAGACAGACTGTGGAATAATGATGAGAGTATAAGAAAAGTCCTAAATTAAGGAATATAaacaaactactttttaaaaccaCCATTTACAAACCACAAATGCATTCTAATTGCTAAATAGGCacgaatatttaaatttttataattaaagatattcaaatggaaatatctggaaaatgttaaacatttaattttcttttctttttttttaagtttaatcaATTTCTTAGAAACTTAAAGACACTGGGGATAGAAAGCAgggaaacaaatttgaaaaagaaaagtacttaAATAAAGTACTTTTTTTTGAGAGTCTATTATGTGCTAGCTAGTATGCCAGATGCTGGGATataacaataaggaaaaaaaatacagtggtCTTACACTGATGGAGTTCCCAGTGCAATGGAATAAATGTGTAATAGTCAGACAAGTAAATAGTAAATGACACTGATAAATGCTGCTAAGAAGAATTACAGAGTGTGAGGACATCCACAACCTGGACCTGACCTACCGGCATGGAAAATGGGCCAAGTGTTAAGGAAGGCTTCTGTGAGGAAGTAACATTAAAGAAAGATCTGGGGGAGCAGAGGGTAAGCCAGGTGGACAGAAGATGTGCAGATGCCTTGTGCCTGGAGGACAGAGGACAGTTAAAGGAACTGAGAGAATGGCAGAAGGGTCAGGGGCAGCATGGTGGGAGATAAGGCCAAAGAAGTGGGGAGGAGCCACATGGTGTAGGTCATTTTAAGGCTACATCTTCATCCTAAAGACAATGAAGAGTTTTAACTGTGCTGTTAATTAAATTATGAGATCACTTATGCAAAAGAGCTGGCTAATCCCAGATCCATAACAGCAGGCCAGGCTGATTCTCCTTCTAACACATCTTCCAAAACTTActtctttatctgtgaaatgtATTTAATCAATTAACTATCgcaatgtcttttttctttccatagtaTCATTATAAAAGGCATCagagttatttaattttaatctaaTGCCAATTATCTTCCAAGTTAATATAAAGTAGAATTCAAAGTACACTGGAAATTAGAAGTTGTTTACTGACTCACAAGATGATCTTACAGAGtgctaaaatttttataaatataataaattaaacttctgtatttatattttgattttactctaatttttaatactacatattttgtaaaatatattagtACCAAGAGGAATCAGATACAATTAAAGCAACATGAAGTGTAAAGTAAAAGATATAACTGAAGAGATCCAAGTTTAACATTATAAATTTACTTAGTAAGCTAAAATACGCCttcaaggaagggggaagaaTCTATTTAGTTTTTAGCCCTAGCCTATCAACCAGCTAATCTATAGTGTCTATGCTCTGTTGACAAAGATTTCTGGTTACTGACATTTCTTATACTTTTTCCACATGATTCTGTAGCAATCCAATAAGACAGTttgcaaacaataaaatatttaacctaAAATATTTAGGCTACGCATCTTAAAGTTTACATTTGCATAGACAGAAAGCAGCTAATCTTATTGATTGTTTAAAATGTTCAGAATCTTTGGTAGTTGGTCACCAGATAGGCATCACATCAGGGAACCACACTCTCCCCAGGTATTTTGAGACTTCAGTATGAACGTCATCGAGGCTATAATTGTCATCAGGGATCAGAACTTCCTCCATGATAGAGAGCTGGGTTAGTCTTCTCCCACAGAGTCTGACAAACTCAACGAATGCACTGCAGCTAACTTCACACTCACTGAGGCCCAAAGCTGTTAAATTTTTACAGTGTTCAGCAATACAGATAAGCTCATTATCAAGAGGCTGAAGACCATTAGCACACACCACTAACTCAATTAGTCGTGGGCAGTTAAGACCTATCTGTCCTAGAATAGCTTTGCTTACTGAACGACCAAAATAAAGGTGAGTAACTGGGGTTTCTTCTTTGAAGAACGGCTCAAATTCTTCTTCATATAAAAAGAAGTACATAACAACATTAACTCCAGGGGAGTGTTTAATAAGTGCATCCCAACTGTGCTTTTTAATAGGATGAAATTCAATCTGTCCAGGGTTTTCACTTACAACATCAATTCGAAGATGTTCAAGGTTAACATGAGTCTCGCTTGAAAGTGCCAGGAGAAGTTCATCACTTAGAATGTAATAATTCAGCGCCAGCTCTTTAAGGCCTTGACAATGGTCAGCTACACAAAGGATTCCTgtggaaaatggggaaaaattcttAAGAACAAATAATCATATTGATATTAACATAATGCtttgtaaatttaaatttgataGCGTTTACTATTTGCTACAACAGATACCTAACGATTTCCAAGATGGTTGCCAAGAAACAGGATTATACATATAATACAAAGTCTAATTTTATGTGTTTGAATAtataatgtaattaaaatattctcaggaTAAGCAATTTAAACTATATCCAGCTTACAGATTGacttatttgaataaaattaatgagTTAGGTTTCATAAGCCTGTAATTTTCAATAAGAAATTATACTGTTATCATTACTatgataaaacataattttatttataaaaaatataaactaccaTCAGATGAAACATGAGGACAGCTACTCATTTTTAGGAGTCTTAGAGTATCACTGTTATTGGCAACAAGAATCTTCAATGAAGGATCATCCACTGGTGTGTCTTCGATTTTGATTGATGACAATGATTTTGAATTGACAAACACAACTGTAAGTGCTGAGACAAAATGAGCCTGGAAGGGCATAagaaaaaatttatgaaaacattatttaaaagtcTACAGCTTCAAATCAAATAATTCATTAAAGCTATGTCAACAAATGCAAACAATCACATATTACTATTATTCACAGTACCATTAACTAGTAgaagaaattttcattataacaaaGTATAGATTTATACTTTCATAATTAGTAAATGAAATGTGAGaaagggagaaatttaaaaaatttcatagaACAGGCCTTGCAGTTGTTATTTTCAACCGTAAGAATCTGGTGTTCAATATTAAAAGGATACAATTATATTAATTTCCTAGAGTAGGAGTTGTCAAATTATGGACCACCAAATTCAGCCCACAGTCTTTCTATGATTTGTGACTTAAGaatagtttttatgtttttaaaagattgaaaaattattttgtaatgtgAAAACTACATGAAACTCAGATTTCAGTGTCCATGGATAAAGTCTGCCTCACACAAAGTTGTGCCCCTTCATTAAGTACTGTCTGTGCTGGCCTTACACTGCCATACTGGAGCTGAGTGTCTGAGGCAGAACTATATGGCCctcaaagcctgaaatatttattctttggacCTTTTCAACTCCTGccctaaagaaatagaaattttatgttttatacacTTCCATATTTCATGACCTAAAATAGCATGTGACATATAATAGATAGTCAATAAACAgttgttaagaaaataaatggttaGATAGATGACACACTCTTCACTGACATGGTCTTTCTAACAAATTACCTAAACAAAGTAATTCCAAACCTTTATATGTCTTaaagatttataaattaaattttatttatagttttcaaaatgaaaacaattccaCAAGGTTTCAGATGCACTGTTTTCTGGTAAAGATAGAAAGTTTGGAACTCAAATTCAGGCATgatcacttttccttttttaaaatcaattttcaacATTAATAGAACCTACTAATGATTTTATTGTCGCTATTAGGTTGACCAAACtggttaaaaatgcaaattcatttataagaaaacactGATTATAAATTGGTTCACACAAATTTTCAGAGGGAGCTGGGCGAGGCCTCTACTAGATTTTATGGTGTCAaattattagagaaatataaacataccactattttttaagaaatatgaggTTCATTTTTCCCTTAATCAACTCCTAATTAGCTACTTTAGTCCAAAAGGCTGTTTAGAGTCCATATATCACTATAATAACAATGTATTTGTTTAGCAATTTTTATGCTTAGTAAAATGCTgcaattttatcttatttttccttaGTTTACCAGCAAAAAACACCCAGCTATCACCAGATATCATAGAGATCCTCAACCTTGACAGCAGTCACAAAACTCACTTTAAACTGAAGTTTAATTTCTGGTGTCTGCTCTGGTGACTGCATCAGCTCACCTAGAAGCTGGCCCTGGAAGCTGATGTGCAACAGCAGCTTTTGAAGAAGCATTTCAGACTAATCTGATTCTACAGATCATAAAACAAGGAAATACCTATGCAGAACCAATAAGTTTTCAtctaattatttctattattctatTATCCCAATGCCAAATCCCCCATTTTTTTCAGGGTTTCTGAATAGGGTATCCTGTATATCTTTTAGAAGTAGGATGTGGTCTGTCTTTAGGTAAAGAATTATTTTTCACCTAGTTCCGCAATATATAAGAATTTTAGTATGTATCCACAAAAAACACAGTATCCTTACCTTCGACACATTCATAAAACTTGGCTTAGCTGTTGAAATCAGTCCCAAGGTCTGGATAGAACAATTTACCAGCTGAGAAAGTATATCACAGGCAGCTTCTGCTGACTCAGTACTACTATCAACCtacaaagacaatttttaaatctgaatttccTAAATTTCAGAGTTActggaaatatatttaataaaattcaactgtacaattttatttatccatttaatcAATACAGATGAATATTTCTTTATACAAAATGTCTCAGATTAAAAGGTAAGAAACAGATGCAATGACAAATCAACTTGCCAACTAgttcatattttcaaatcttttataATTACTTGAATTTCAATAATAGCAtccaaatgaagaaaactgaggtttaAGTTAGTCAGTTATAATCCAAGTGCTATATTTCAATCTACTCAGTAGCtagagaaaaactggaaaattttTGAGATTAAAATTTCTGCAAAACTCAAAGTACTTCCAGAGAAGGATCTAGATATACAAAATGGGTGTTGGTTGTTAACAGGCAGAAGAAAAGATGGCAGATTAGAAGAAGGTGATTTTCCAGTTGTTCCATGGTTCTGGAGTTAAGCAGCCAGAGTACTACTTCTCAGGAGGTGGGTGACaaagggaattcactgaaattcaatgagACAGTAAGAGAATGATAGAAACATAGAAATTCATGTGCTTTGCACAAAGGACAAGAAAAATCATTTAGGATCCAGGCCAGTGGCACCAGTTCACCACTGAAGGAACGAGGACACAGGCAGAGTGACAAAGAAATACAGTGAACAAATTAGGTGTGGGAAAACCAATAGAATGGAGAAGTGGTCTGAACTCAGCTAAACCAGAGCTGCACAGTGGGTGTGTTTAAAAAGTACTCCATGTTTCTGGACTGGCAAGTGGAGAGCTGAGGCAGGGAGCCATCCTGAGGCAGGCAAGCTAGGCTTGCTGCTATGGGAGCTCAAAAGACCATGAGAAATACTGCCATGCTGCTGTGGGGCCTAGATGATGCCTAGAGAGGCACAACTGAAATGGGCACAGAGAGGATTGTGCTCAAGGCAATTCAGGGTGGGGATACTGAGGGGGTGTGGCTCACTTTCGCTTTGTCTTGGAAGCTCACATGACCATCTGGGGAGAATCCAGAAGCTGGGGAGAATCCAGAAGCTGGAGAGGCAGGTACAATTATATAATCTGATCCAGGAAAAACCACCTTGCAAGACCTGTGGAGGGTTAATCACCCTGCCCTGTGAGTGGAGTTCTTCCGAGGCCCCGAGATTCAGAAGCCCAGCAGAGATCAGCATCTGCCCAGCTCCAGGTTGTGTGGATCCAATTTCTCTGTAGCAGATACCACCTGACAAAGTTCCAAAGGTATGGTCAGAGCTAATCTCCAAACCCCACCACTGGAAATTCTCATTTAGAACTgtcctgattttttgttttgctttgatttttttaatttatttgtttgtttttgcgtttgcttttttttttcttgttaccctttctctcctttcatcTCCATTTAATAGCTAATCTCCTGTTCACTATTTTGCTTCCTTTACTTATTCTTTACTCCTCTGTTATAGCTCTCACTTGctgcccctctcctcctctgttcactttctgaatattttaaactttctattgCCTTcatactcattttcttttctcttaatgaactgCAATTTTGTCATCTTTTAGAACTAgtttatatttagtttatgtaattgCTGTCCTCACCATTTACATCATTGCAGGTATTAGTCCTGTGGATGGCCAGTCGACACCTGCTGTTTACTTTAATGCTAGATGTAGTTTATGACTACTTATTGTTAACTGCTGACCCTGTTATTCCTATTTTTGTGGTAATTGTtgttgtagatgtcatagtaggcaacagacatttattttaatgctgtataaCATTTCCTGCTGTTTTTTGTTTCACGCCTTTCTGGGAAGTGATTGAGATACTACTGAGTTCAGGGGGTGGAGACTCtgctactgaactatatccacaATCCAGCCAAGTGACAGTATATCTTGCTTCACATATAATCTAAGTCCACTCAGGATTCAATGATACTTTAACACATAGAAGAGGAGAAACAACAACCCACAATTAACAACCAGGTACCAAGCAGGAATGGACAGAGGGTGGCCCTCAGATTTCACTATTGGACATATGCTCCTACAGCAAAACCAGAGAAGTTTCAAAATGATGACTGAGAGGAATCCACAGTGTTACAGCAGCTCTCCAAGAGTGAGACTTAAATCAGTAGCTCAGTAGAGGCAGAGTGAGAGGCACTGGCAGTTGAAATTAACCCATGGAATACACTGAGCCTATGTGTTGAAGCTAAGAAATACCAACAACCCAGGACTTATTCCAAAAGAGATAACTACATACTAAAGGACCCTCTCATAAAAAAGGAGGAATCCATCTTAATAGATGTGTAAGTCTAAGACCTCTAAAAAATGTAAGGAAACAGACACACAAGGCTCCCTCCAAATTATAATCCCCCAACAAAGGAATCCATACATACTAAAGGGGATAAAACtccaaaaaattacaaaaattgattaaaatgattaatgaacAAAAGAAGACCTAAGGAATGAATTAAGAGAGCAAACACAATAGCAGAAAatccatttcaataaagagaaaaagatttgaaatgaaaccaaacagaaatcctggaaatgaaaaaaaaaaacacaataaatccACAGAACTTCAGGCCTCAGAGAAAGGGTATGTGAACTTGAATACTTAGTATGcagtaagaaaaatgaacatagtCAGAGTATACAAGAACTGGGGCTAAGGCTGTAtattgtctagcatatgtgaggccctgggtttgatgcttagcaacacataaaaataaataaaacaaataaggcaCATCTAcaactgtccatctacaactctaaaagaaattttttaaaaaaataatatacaagaactcggaaaaacattaaaagactTAAGATTCATTGAGATTGGTAAGAAGGCATGGAGATACAGGCTAATGGcatttagaacattttcaatgaaattaCAGCAGAAAATTCTCCAAATCTTAGGAATAAGATAGACGTTCATATAAGAGGCAAATAGATCCTCAAAtagacagatttaaaaaaaaaaaaaaaacacctccaaGGCACATCAAGATGCCTAACagagaataagtataaaatattaaaagtcacagGAGGAAAATGTTAAGTCACACATGCAGAGGTAAAAATAAGGCTCATTTCTGCCTTCTCAGCTCATACTCTCAAATCCAGGTGGGCTTGGAATGAGGTaatccaagctctgaaagaaaacaattaccaatcattattattatatccaGGAAAGCAATCATtcataatttaagaataaaaacttttcacaataaggataaattaaaataattcataaccaCTATGCCAGCACGACAGAAATTActttaaactatattaaaaaaaactcaaaaagaaaccCCACAGCCCTCAAATGGATGAAGCTTGCTAGTaattaagcaaatgaaaattaagacCAAATTAAATATGTGAATCAATGAaagtaacagaaaataataaacatctttTCACAATAACTCTGAATGTAAACagtctaaaaaaagaaatatgaacggccaacaaatatatgaaaaaaaaaagttcaacatcctttgcaattagggaaatgctaatcaaaactacactgagatttcatctcagtccagtTAGAAAGGCAgacatcaagaatacaaagaacaataattGCTGGCGAGGAGGTGGGGAAAAGCTACACTTTGTTGGAAGCAATGCatattagtacaaccactttgaaaagcagcATCGAGATTCCTCAAAgtactaggaatagaaccactcaggtatcccattccttggtatttatgcAGAAGATCTAAACAgtatagtgatacatgcacaccaatgtttatagcagtatatttcacaatagccaggttatgGAATTAGCCTAGGTgcctgtaaagaagaatgaaattttattttaaagtaaatggatagaaatggagaacatgtTGAGTGAAATATACACACTTAGAAAGTCaagattcaaatgttttctttcacatgcaACAGctaga is a window encoding:
- the LOC113189475 gene encoding F-box/LRR-repeat protein 21 isoform X2 gives rise to the protein MNVSKAHFVSALTVVFVNSKSLSSIKIEDTPVDDPSLKILVANNSDTLRLLKMSSCPHVSSDGILCVADHCQGLKELALNYYILSDELLLALSSETHVNLEHLRIDVVSENPGQIEFHPIKKHSWDALIKHSPGVNVVMYFFLYEEEFEPFFKEETPVTHLYFGRSVSKAILGQIGLNCPRLIELVVCANGLQPLDNELICIAEHCKNLTALGLSECEVSCSAFVEFVRLCGRRLTQLSIMEEVLIPDDNYSLDDVHTEVSKYLGRVWFPDVMPIW
- the LOC113189475 gene encoding F-box/LRR-repeat protein 21 isoform X1, which encodes MKRNNFSVVNKIVQSSPAVKQPKLGFCSSLKQTQVSTVVLDWGSLPHHVVLRIFQYLPLIDRARASSVCRRWNEVFHIPDLWRKFEFELNQSATSYFRSTHPDLIQQIIKKHAVHLQYVSFKVDSSTESAEAACDILSQLVNCSIQTLGLISTAKPSFMNVSKAHFVSALTVVFVNSKSLSSIKIEDTPVDDPSLKILVANNSDTLRLLKMSSCPHVSSDGILCVADHCQGLKELALNYYILSDELLLALSSETHVNLEHLRIDVVSENPGQIEFHPIKKHSWDALIKHSPGVNVVMYFFLYEEEFEPFFKEETPVTHLYFGRSVSKAILGQIGLNCPRLIELVVCANGLQPLDNELICIAEHCKNLTALGLSECEVSCSAFVEFVRLCGRRLTQLSIMEEVLIPDDNYSLDDVHTEVSKYLGRVWFPDVMPIW